TCCGCAGAACTATCAGATTTCTCAGCTCTATCTGCCGATCTGCCGGGACGGCTATGTGGAGATTGGGGATGAAGACAATCGGAAAAGGATCGGTATTCACGAGATCCATATGGAGGAAGACGCGGGCAAGCTGATACATGATGAGTGGGACGACTGTACACTTGTGGATTATAACCGCAGCGGCGTGCCGCTGATCGAGATTGTCTCCGAGCCGGATATGAGAAGTGCGCAGGAAGTGATCGCCTACCTGGAAAAGCTGCGTCTGATGATCCGGTATGTGGGAGCGTCAGACTGTAAACTTCAGGAAGGGTCCATGCGCGCCGATGTCAATCTGTCTGTCCGGGAGGCAGGATCAGAGACATTCGGCACGAGGACAGAAATGAAAAATTTAAACTCTTTCAGAGCGATCACAAGGGCCATCGAAGGAGAGCGGGAGAGACAGATCGCCCTGCTGGAATCGGGAGAGGCAGTCATCCAGGAGACGAGGAGGTGGGATGACACCAAAGGCTGTTCCTATGCGATGCGCTCCAAAGAAGACGCTCAGGATTACCGATACTTCCCGGACCCTGATCTTGTTCCGGTGCGCATCAGTGAGGCATGGCTGGCGGAGAAAAAGGCGGCTCTGCCGGAATTTCGGGAAGAAAAGATCGCCCGTTACCGGGAAGAATATGACATTCCTGTGTATGACATCGAGATGATCACGGAGTCTCGTCATCTGGCGGACCTTTTCGAACAGACGACGGCAATCTGCGGACAACCGAAAAAAGTGTCTAACTGGCTGATGGGGGAGACGATGCGTCTGCTGAAAGAGCAGGGAAAGGAACCGGAGGAGATTATTATTACGCCGGAGCATCTCGCAGAACTGATCGCCATGACGGACGCCAGGGAAATCAATGGTACGGTGGCGAAGGAAGTCTTTGCAGTTATGTTTGACACCGATGCGGCTCCCCGGCGTTATGTGGAAGAACGGGGACTGAAGTCCGTGAGCGATACCGGTGCGCTGCAGGCGATACTTGAAACGGTGATTGCAGACAATCCCAAATCTGTGGAAGATTACCGCGGCGGGAAAGAGAAAGCGCTTGGTTTTCTCGTAGGACAGACGATGAAAGCGATGAAAGGCAAAGCAGATCCCGGAGTCGTGAATCAGATGCTGCGGGAATTGATCGGCTGACCGGACGGACAGACAGCACAGTGGGATTTTGAATGGGGATGGCGGGATACCGCCAAAAAGAAAGATTCCCGAGTTGAATCTCCGCCGCTTTTGTACTATGATAATTGTAGGATCACCCTGAGATCGTAAGATTTTTGACACGGGATTTTAGCATGACGGGGAAGGAGACAGGCAATGGATCAGACATTTTTGGAAATACTGATAACAAGAAAGAGGAACGCACTCGCAGGCATATTAAAAATAGGAAGTGGGATCGCTTCGGGGCTTCTGATCATCATGACCCCTTATTCTATTGCCTGCCTGTTTCTGGCGGCAGCGTCTGCGGCACTGGCCTATTACAGTTATCTGCAGGAATGGGTGGAATATGAGTACAGCTATGTGTGCAGGGAACTGACCGTCGATAAGATCATGGCGCGCAGCAGGAGAAAGACGGAGGCCGACTATGCGCTGGAGAAGATTGAGGCCGGCGCCCCGGAAGGCTCTTATCATCTGGATGCTTACCGCGGCCGCAGTTGTGAGGTGAGAGACTACAGCAGTAAAAACGGCGGCGAGACTTTTGTATTCTATTATGAGGGCAGTGTGAAAGTCATATTGGAGAAGAATGAAGGGCTGATCCAGGCACTGCACGGCGATGCGCCGGGGAAGATATTCTTAGACTGACTTTTGCATTGACAAAGAGAATGCAGTTTGATAAACTTGTCAAAATATCATAAAACATACAGGAGGATGAAAGAATATGGGTCAGATAATTGGCGAAGGTATTACGTTTGATGATGTATTGCTTGTTCCCGGATATTCACAGGTCATTCCGAATCAGATCGATCTGTCTACCTGGCTGACAAAAAAGATTCGTCTGCACATACCAATGATGAGCGCCGGGATGGATACGGTGACGGAACACCGCATGGCCATTGCCATGGCAAGGCAGGGCGGCATCGGGATCATCCACAAGAACATGTCGATCGAGGCGCAGGCGGAAGAAGTCGATAAAGTAAAACGCTCTGAAAACGGTGTGATCACTGATCCATTTTCACTGACTCCTGAACATACACTGGCGGATGCGGACGAGCTTATGGGCAAGTTCCGGATATCCGGCGTGCCGATCACAGAGGGAAGAAAGCTGGTCGGTATTATCACCAACCGGGACCTGAAATTTGAGACAGACTATTCCCGCAAGATCAAGGAATGTATGACATCGGAAGGGCTGATCACGGCCAGAGAAGGCATTACACTTGAAGAGGCGAAAAAGGTTCTGGGAAAGGCCAGAAAAGAAAAACTGCCGATCGTGGACGATGAATTTAATCTCAAAGGACTGATCACGATCAAGGATATTGAAAAGACGATCAAATATCCGCTCGCAGCCAAAGACGAACAGGGAAGACTGCTCTGCGGCGCGGGGGTAGGCATCACCGCCAATGTGCTGGAGCGTGTGAAAGCGCTTGTCGATGCCAAGGTGGATGTGATCGTTCTGGACAGCGCGCATGGACATTCGGAAAATGTACTGCACTGTCTGCGCATGATCAAGGATGCGTATCCGGAGCTTCCGGTCATAGCCGGAAATGTGGCGACGGCAGAGGGAACGAGAGCGCTGATTGAGGCCGGTGCGGATGCTGTCAAAGTGGGGATCGGCCCCGGTTCTATCTGCACGACCCGTGTCGTGGCGGGAATCGGTGTCCCGCAGATTACGGCCATTATGGACTCCTATGCGGCAGCCAGGGAATATGGCGTTCCGATCATTGCGGACGGCGGTATCAAGTATTCCGGCGATATGACGAAAGCGATTGCCGCAGGCGCCAATGTATGTATGATGGGCAGCATCTTTGCCGGATGCGATGAAAGTCCGGGAACGTTCGAATTGTTTCAGGGAAGAAAGTATAAAGTCTATCGCGGCATGGGGTCTATCGCGGCGATGGAGAACGGAAGCAAAGATCGTTATTTCCAGTCCGATGCGAAAAAACTGGTTCCGGAAGGTGTGGAAGGACGTGTTGCCTATAAGGGCACGGTGGAAGATACGGTGTTCCAGCTGATGGGAGGCCTGCGCTCCGGCATGGGCTATTGTGGCACACCTACCGTGGAAGAACTGAAAGAGAGAGGAAAGTTTGTGAAGATTTCCGCGGCGTCTTTGAAAGAGAGCCATCCGCACGATATTCATATTACAAAAGAAGCGCCAAATTACAGCGTAAACGAATAATGCGAAGATATAATCAGTAAAAAAATACCGCTGCCGGTCGGAATGCTTTCTGACCGCGGCGGTTTTAGCTTTATCATAATTGATAGCAGGATCATCTGTTAAGAGGTATTTTATTGTCGGTCATGCCCACAATATATTCCATGCTGACGTTATAGTATTCCGCCAGTCGAATGAGGTGACGGATTGGAAGCTCACTGGCGCCGCGTTCATAGCGCGCGTACATGGTTTGCGAAGTTCCCAGGATGTCTGCAATATTTTGCTGTGTTTTGTCATGATCTTCACGTAAGTCGCGTATTCTGAGCCTATAATCCATTTCCATCACCCATCAGTTCTAAACATAGCATAGAAATATTGACAAGCAATGATATAGTAAACATGTTTACTATTAATTTTGTATGATCTGAAGTTCCAGAGAATTGTCTCCTTTCCTGATTTTATCGTCGATGAGATCACTTTCTACAACAAGATAAGGTTTTCCCGTAAGTTGGAAAATCTCTCTCAAATGATCACTGTCCGTAATACGGTGGCGGGTTCCCTGGCTGCATGAGTAAGTTCCGGCAGGCAGGATATGCAGCCTTTTGTCAGCGCAGTCCTCATGATTTTCCACATGCACAAAGATAAACTTCTCGGCCTCCCCATTTTCGTTATAGTCATAGAGAATACCCGAAGGATAATTTGCAGTCATGCCAAGAAGCTGGGCGAGCATGAAAAGACGGAGAATCTTCTGGCTGTAATTTTCGGTATCTTCCTCTGTGAAAGGTGTTGTCAGCACCGCCCGGGCAGGTATGTAACGTTCATAAAATCCGGCTTTTTCGTCGAGGATTTCCGTGTGTGCAGGGGCAGGCGATTCGGCGGCGTCCGTGGACATGGTAACGGCCTGTGACACGGGCGTGTCGACGGCTGCAGGAGCAGAAGGGACAGCGTCCGGAAGCGGCGAAACGTCACTGGCAGCGGGTACAGGAGCATCGCCGCGCTGCCTGGCAGTGCGTAGTGGTTCGTCCTGCCCGGAAGCCTGTAAAGAGTCGCTGTGAAGCGGCACCGGTTTATAATTCAGTGCCTGCAGAGCAGCCTGTACTGTTCCCAGTCGCTTGCGTATATCCATGATCTTTTGTTCGGCAAGGAGTTTGCCATCGTAAAGAAGATTTTGCAGATTAAAGTTTCCCTGACCATCCGTATATTTTTCAAAATCCCGCAGGGGAATCCCCAGCTCGATACAGAGGCTGATTGCGTCCAGAATATAGAGCTGTTCCTCCGTATAATAGCGATAATTAGTCATTTCATTGATATAAGCGGGGCGAAGTACCCCGATCCGGTCATAATAGCGAAGCGATTTGATGCTGACTCCCTTTTTCTTGGAGACAGCACCGATCGTCAGATAGCCTTTCATTCCATACCTCCTGAAAAAACGTATTCCTGTTCCGGTGATATAGTTTGAGTATAGCATGTCTC
The sequence above is a segment of the Lachnospiraceae bacterium JLR.KK008 genome. Coding sequences within it:
- the gatB gene encoding Asp-tRNA(Asn)/Glu-tRNA(Gln) amidotransferase subunit GatB, coding for MGRQYETVIGLEVHVELATKTKLFCGCSTAFGGAPNTHICPVCTGMPGSLPVLNRQVLEYAVSVGLAANCEITRYCKFDRKNYFYPDNPQNYQISQLYLPICRDGYVEIGDEDNRKRIGIHEIHMEEDAGKLIHDEWDDCTLVDYNRSGVPLIEIVSEPDMRSAQEVIAYLEKLRLMIRYVGASDCKLQEGSMRADVNLSVREAGSETFGTRTEMKNLNSFRAITRAIEGERERQIALLESGEAVIQETRRWDDTKGCSYAMRSKEDAQDYRYFPDPDLVPVRISEAWLAEKKAALPEFREEKIARYREEYDIPVYDIEMITESRHLADLFEQTTAICGQPKKVSNWLMGETMRLLKEQGKEPEEIIITPEHLAELIAMTDAREINGTVAKEVFAVMFDTDAAPRRYVEERGLKSVSDTGALQAILETVIADNPKSVEDYRGGKEKALGFLVGQTMKAMKGKADPGVVNQMLRELIG
- the guaB gene encoding IMP dehydrogenase; amino-acid sequence: MGQIIGEGITFDDVLLVPGYSQVIPNQIDLSTWLTKKIRLHIPMMSAGMDTVTEHRMAIAMARQGGIGIIHKNMSIEAQAEEVDKVKRSENGVITDPFSLTPEHTLADADELMGKFRISGVPITEGRKLVGIITNRDLKFETDYSRKIKECMTSEGLITAREGITLEEAKKVLGKARKEKLPIVDDEFNLKGLITIKDIEKTIKYPLAAKDEQGRLLCGAGVGITANVLERVKALVDAKVDVIVLDSAHGHSENVLHCLRMIKDAYPELPVIAGNVATAEGTRALIEAGADAVKVGIGPGSICTTRVVAGIGVPQITAIMDSYAAAREYGVPIIADGGIKYSGDMTKAIAAGANVCMMGSIFAGCDESPGTFELFQGRKYKVYRGMGSIAAMENGSKDRYFQSDAKKLVPEGVEGRVAYKGTVEDTVFQLMGGLRSGMGYCGTPTVEELKERGKFVKISAASLKESHPHDIHITKEAPNYSVNE
- a CDS encoding helix-turn-helix transcriptional regulator; protein product: MDYRLRIRDLREDHDKTQQNIADILGTSQTMYARYERGASELPIRHLIRLAEYYNVSMEYIVGMTDNKIPLNR
- a CDS encoding MerR family transcriptional regulator — translated: MKGYLTIGAVSKKKGVSIKSLRYYDRIGVLRPAYINEMTNYRYYTEEQLYILDAISLCIELGIPLRDFEKYTDGQGNFNLQNLLYDGKLLAEQKIMDIRKRLGTVQAALQALNYKPVPLHSDSLQASGQDEPLRTARQRGDAPVPAASDVSPLPDAVPSAPAAVDTPVSQAVTMSTDAAESPAPAHTEILDEKAGFYERYIPARAVLTTPFTEEDTENYSQKILRLFMLAQLLGMTANYPSGILYDYNENGEAEKFIFVHVENHEDCADKRLHILPAGTYSCSQGTRHRITDSDHLREIFQLTGKPYLVVESDLIDDKIRKGDNSLELQIIQN